In Cucurbita pepo subsp. pepo cultivar mu-cu-16 chromosome LG04, ASM280686v2, whole genome shotgun sequence, the following are encoded in one genomic region:
- the LOC111792420 gene encoding pentatricopeptide repeat-containing protein At1g62260, mitochondrial isoform X2 has product MPHLVMIRRRIWSTKTFHTAALTIFNAQRYVRRRPTTFNIAVQLKQSCFSSFQAPEFYSLNKKMSYLIRTGQIIEAREFFDSIKHRNTITWNTMITGYVKRREMTKARQLFDEMPHRDIVSWNLMLSGYISCGGRYIESGRNLFDKMPQRDCVSWNTMVSGYAKNGMMEEAEELFKYMPERNVVSWNAMVSGYLMNGYVEKAIEFFKMMPERDSASLSALVSGLIQNEKLVEAERILLQYGGSDGRGNLVHAYNTLIAGYGQKGMIQEARKLFDCIPNRQEDENGSFGRNVVSWNSMIMSYVRAGDIVSARELFDKMVERDTFSWNTMISGYIQILDMKEASNLFGRMSNPDTLSWNMMISGFAEIRNLKLAHDLFIRMPEKSLVSWNSMISGYEKNEDYKGAINIFLQMQFEDLPINNSLVTMYSRCGAIVEARTVFDEMNLQRDVISWNAMIGAYASHGFATEALQLFDLMKQCNVQPSYITFISVLNACAHAGLIEEGRREFNSMVNAHGIEPRVEHYAVLVDIIGRHGQLEEAMSLINNMPCKPDKAVWGALLGACRVHNNVEMARVAAETLMKLEPESAAPYVLLYNMYADVGRWNDAAEVRTRMEKNNIQKETGYSRVDSF; this is encoded by the exons ATGCCCCATTTGGTGATGATTCGCCGGAGAATTTGGTCAACCAAGACCTTTCACACAGCTGCTTTAACAATCTTCAATGCTCAGCGGTATGTTCGCCGTCGTCCAACTACATTCAACATTGCTGTTCAGTTGAAACAGAGctgtttctcttcttttcaagCTCCGGAATTCTATTCCCTGAACAAGAAGATGTCTTATTTGATTCGAACAGGTCAAATAATTGAAGCGAGAGAATTTTTTGATAGCATTAAGCATCGGAATACGATCACTTGGAATACGATGATCACTGGGTATGTGAAAAGAAGAGAGATGACAAAAGCACGACAGTTGTTCGATGAAATGCCTCACAGAGACATTGTGTCATGGAACTTGATGTTATCAGGTTATATATCTTGTGGTGGAAGGTACATTGAGAGTGGACGAAACCTATTTGATAAAATGCCACAAAGAGATTGTGTTTCATGGAACACAATGGTTAGTGGGTATGCCAAGAATGGGATGATGGAAGAAGCAGAAGAGCTTTTCAAGTACATGCCTGAGCGTAATGTTGTCTCATGGAATGCCATGGTTTCTGGTTATTTAATGAATGGTTATGTGGAGAAAGCTATTGAGTTCTTCAAGATGATGCCCGAACGAGACTCCGCTTCTCTTAGTGCATTGGTTTCTGGTCTGATTCAGAATGAGAAACTGGTTGAAGCTGAAAGGATTTTGCTTCAATATGGTGGGAGTGATGGTAGAGGGAATTTAGTTCATGCTTATAACACTTTAATTGCTGGATATGGTCAGAAAGGAATGATCCAAGAAGCCCGAAAACTGTTCGATTGCATCCCTAATCGACAGGAAGACGAAAATGGAAGCTTTGGGAGGAATGTGGTATCATGGAACTCTATGATTATGAGCTATGTGAGAGCTGGTGACATAGTCTCTGCTCGAGAACTCTTCGACAAAATGGTCGAGCGAGATACTTTTTCATGGAACACTATGATCAGTGGCTACATTCAAATCTTGGATATGAAAGAGGCCTCGAATCTGTTCGGTAGAATGTCGAATCCCGATACCCTTTCTTGGAATATGATGATTTCTGGGTTCGCTGAGATACGTAATTTGAAACTAGCTCATGATTTGTTCATTAGGATGCCAGAGAAAAGCCTTGTCTCATGGAATTCCATGATATCTGGGtatgagaaaaatgaagattatAAAGGAGCCATTAACATCTTTTTGCAGATGCAATTTGAGG ATTTGCCCATAAACAACTCTCTTGTTACCATGTACTCGAGATGTGGAGCAATCGTCGAGGCACGAACCGTTTTCGACGAAATGAACCTTCAGAGAGATGTCATTTCTTGGAACGCGATGATCGGCGCGTATgcctctcatggctttgcaaCAGAGGCTCTTCAACTTTTTGACTTGATGAAGCAATGTAATGTGCAGCCTTCTTATATTACATTCATTTCTGTTCTGAATGCTTGTGCTCATGCTGGATTGATTGAGGAAGGCAGGAGGGAGTTCAACTCCATGGTTAACGCTCACGGTATCGAACCACGAGTTGAACACTATGCTGTCCTTGTCGATATCATCGGTCGACATGGGCAGCTTGAAGAAGCAATGAGTTTGATCAATAACATGCCTTGTAAACCAGATAAAGCGGTGTGGGGTGCTTTACTTGGTGCTTGTAGGGTGCACAACAATGTTGAAATGGCTCGTGTCGCAGCTGAAACCTTGATGAAACTCGAACCAGAAAGCGCAGCTCCTTACGTGTTGCTATATAACATGTATGCCGATGTCGGACGATGGAATGATGCTGCTGAAGTGAGAACGAGGATGGAGAAGAACAATATTCAAAAGGAAACTGGATATAGTCGGGTGGATTCTTTTTGA
- the LOC111792420 gene encoding pentatricopeptide repeat-containing protein At1g62260, mitochondrial isoform X1, whose protein sequence is MPHLVMIRRRIWSTKTFHTAALTIFNAQRYVRRRPTTFNIAVQLKQSCFSSFQAPEFYSLNKKMSYLIRTGQIIEAREFFDSIKHRNTITWNTMITGYVKRREMTKARQLFDEMPHRDIVSWNLMLSGYISCGGRYIESGRNLFDKMPQRDCVSWNTMVSGYAKNGMMEEAEELFKYMPERNVVSWNAMVSGYLMNGYVEKAIEFFKMMPERDSASLSALVSGLIQNEKLVEAERILLQYGGSDGRGNLVHAYNTLIAGYGQKGMIQEARKLFDCIPNRQEDENGSFGRNVVSWNSMIMSYVRAGDIVSARELFDKMVERDTFSWNTMISGYIQILDMKEASNLFGRMSNPDTLSWNMMISGFAEIRNLKLAHDLFIRMPEKSLVSWNSMISGYEKNEDYKGAINIFLQMQFEGKKPDRHTLSSILSACAGLVDLALGTQIHQLITKAFIADLPINNSLVTMYSRCGAIVEARTVFDEMNLQRDVISWNAMIGAYASHGFATEALQLFDLMKQCNVQPSYITFISVLNACAHAGLIEEGRREFNSMVNAHGIEPRVEHYAVLVDIIGRHGQLEEAMSLINNMPCKPDKAVWGALLGACRVHNNVEMARVAAETLMKLEPESAAPYVLLYNMYADVGRWNDAAEVRTRMEKNNIQKETGYSRVDSF, encoded by the coding sequence ATGCCCCATTTGGTGATGATTCGCCGGAGAATTTGGTCAACCAAGACCTTTCACACAGCTGCTTTAACAATCTTCAATGCTCAGCGGTATGTTCGCCGTCGTCCAACTACATTCAACATTGCTGTTCAGTTGAAACAGAGctgtttctcttcttttcaagCTCCGGAATTCTATTCCCTGAACAAGAAGATGTCTTATTTGATTCGAACAGGTCAAATAATTGAAGCGAGAGAATTTTTTGATAGCATTAAGCATCGGAATACGATCACTTGGAATACGATGATCACTGGGTATGTGAAAAGAAGAGAGATGACAAAAGCACGACAGTTGTTCGATGAAATGCCTCACAGAGACATTGTGTCATGGAACTTGATGTTATCAGGTTATATATCTTGTGGTGGAAGGTACATTGAGAGTGGACGAAACCTATTTGATAAAATGCCACAAAGAGATTGTGTTTCATGGAACACAATGGTTAGTGGGTATGCCAAGAATGGGATGATGGAAGAAGCAGAAGAGCTTTTCAAGTACATGCCTGAGCGTAATGTTGTCTCATGGAATGCCATGGTTTCTGGTTATTTAATGAATGGTTATGTGGAGAAAGCTATTGAGTTCTTCAAGATGATGCCCGAACGAGACTCCGCTTCTCTTAGTGCATTGGTTTCTGGTCTGATTCAGAATGAGAAACTGGTTGAAGCTGAAAGGATTTTGCTTCAATATGGTGGGAGTGATGGTAGAGGGAATTTAGTTCATGCTTATAACACTTTAATTGCTGGATATGGTCAGAAAGGAATGATCCAAGAAGCCCGAAAACTGTTCGATTGCATCCCTAATCGACAGGAAGACGAAAATGGAAGCTTTGGGAGGAATGTGGTATCATGGAACTCTATGATTATGAGCTATGTGAGAGCTGGTGACATAGTCTCTGCTCGAGAACTCTTCGACAAAATGGTCGAGCGAGATACTTTTTCATGGAACACTATGATCAGTGGCTACATTCAAATCTTGGATATGAAAGAGGCCTCGAATCTGTTCGGTAGAATGTCGAATCCCGATACCCTTTCTTGGAATATGATGATTTCTGGGTTCGCTGAGATACGTAATTTGAAACTAGCTCATGATTTGTTCATTAGGATGCCAGAGAAAAGCCTTGTCTCATGGAATTCCATGATATCTGGGtatgagaaaaatgaagattatAAAGGAGCCATTAACATCTTTTTGCAGATGCAATTTGAGGGTAAGAAACCAGATAGACATACTTTATCATCAATTCTTAGTGCTTGTGCTGGTTTGGTTGATCTGGCTTTAGGAACTCAGATTCATCAGTTGATTACAAAAGCATTTATTGCAGATTTGCCCATAAACAACTCTCTTGTTACCATGTACTCGAGATGTGGAGCAATCGTCGAGGCACGAACCGTTTTCGACGAAATGAACCTTCAGAGAGATGTCATTTCTTGGAACGCGATGATCGGCGCGTATgcctctcatggctttgcaaCAGAGGCTCTTCAACTTTTTGACTTGATGAAGCAATGTAATGTGCAGCCTTCTTATATTACATTCATTTCTGTTCTGAATGCTTGTGCTCATGCTGGATTGATTGAGGAAGGCAGGAGGGAGTTCAACTCCATGGTTAACGCTCACGGTATCGAACCACGAGTTGAACACTATGCTGTCCTTGTCGATATCATCGGTCGACATGGGCAGCTTGAAGAAGCAATGAGTTTGATCAATAACATGCCTTGTAAACCAGATAAAGCGGTGTGGGGTGCTTTACTTGGTGCTTGTAGGGTGCACAACAATGTTGAAATGGCTCGTGTCGCAGCTGAAACCTTGATGAAACTCGAACCAGAAAGCGCAGCTCCTTACGTGTTGCTATATAACATGTATGCCGATGTCGGACGATGGAATGATGCTGCTGAAGTGAGAACGAGGATGGAGAAGAACAATATTCAAAAGGAAACTGGATATAGTCGGGTGGATTCTTTTTGA
- the LOC111792441 gene encoding LOW QUALITY PROTEIN: V-type proton ATPase subunit B 2-like (The sequence of the model RefSeq protein was modified relative to this genomic sequence to represent the inferred CDS: deleted 1 base in 1 codon), whose amino-acid sequence MGMEQNNHDSEEGTLEIGMEYRTVSGVAGPLVILDKVKGPKFQEIVNIRLGDGSTRRGQVLEVDGEKAVVQVFEGTSGIDNKYTTVQFTGEVLKTPVSLDMLGRIFNGSGKPIDNGPPILPEAYLDISGSSINPSERTYPEEMIQTGISTIDVMNSIARGQKIPLFSAAGLPHNEIAAQICRQAGLVKRLEKSKDLLEGGEEDNFAIVFAAMGVNMETAQFFKRDFEENGSMERVTLFLNLANDPTIERIITPRIALTTAEYLAYECGKHVLVILTDMSSYADALREVSAAREEVPGRRGYPGYMYTDLAQSMSEXTIYERAGRIEGRKGSITQIPILTMPNDDITHPTPDLTGYITEGQIYIDRQLYNRQIYPPINVLPSLSRLMKSAIGEGMTRRDHADVSNQLYANYAIGKDVQAMKAVVGEEALSSEDLLYLEFLDKFERKFVSQGAYDTRNIFQSLDLAWTLLRIFPRELLHRIPAKTLDLFYSRESAN is encoded by the exons ATGGGGATGGAACAAAACAATCACGATTCAGAGGAGGGGACTCTGGAGATTGGCATGG AATATAGAACAGTCTCTGGTGTTGCTGGTCCATTGGTTATTCTGGACAAAGTCAAG GGACCTAAGTTTCAGGAGATTGTTAATATTCGTCTAGGAGATGGATCAACCAGGCGTGGTCAAGTCCTGGAAGTTGATGGAGAGAAAGCTGTTGTCCAG GTTTTTGAAGGGACATCTGGAATTGATAACAAATATACAACTGTGCAATTTACCGGAGAG GTTTTGAAAACTCCAGTTTCCTTGGACATGCTTGGGCGAATTTTTAATGGTTCTGGAAAACCCATTGATAACGGTCCTCCTATCCTGCCCGAGGCTTACTTGGATATTTCTG GGAGTTCTATAAACCCTAGTGAAAGAACTTATCCCGAAGAGATGATACAGACTGGGATTTCTACAATTGATGTCATGAATTCCATTGCTAGAGGACAAAAGATCCCACTTTTCTCAGCTGCAGGTCTTCCTCACAATGAAATTGCTGCCCAGATTTGTCGTCAGGCTGGCTTGGTAAAGCGGTTGGAGAAATCTAAAGATCTTCTTGAG GGTGGTGAAGAGGACAACTTTGCCATTGTTTTTGCCGCTATGGGTGTTAACATGGAGACTGctcaattttttaaacgtgATTTTGAGGAAAATGGTTCAATGGAGAGAGTGACCCTATTTCTGAACCTG GCTAATGATCCTACAATTGAGCGTATTATCACTCCTCGTATTGCTCTTACCACTGCTGAATATTTGGCTTATGAATGTGGGAAGCATGTTCTCGTCATACTGACAGATATGAGTTCTTATGCTGATGCCCTTCGAGAG GTGTCTGCTGCACGAGAGGAAGTGCCTGGAAGGCGTGGATACCCTGGTTATATGTATACTGATCTTGCT CAATCTATGAGCGAGNCTACAATTTATGAGCGAGCTGGACGTATTGAAGGACGTAAAGGATCCATCACTCAAATCCCAATCCTCACTATGCCAAACGATG ATATTACACATCCTACTCCCGATCTTACTGGCTATATTACTGAGGGACAGATTTACATCGATAGGCAGCTCTATAACAGACAG ATATACCCACCAATTAATGTCCTTCCTTCATTGTCTCGTCTTATGAAG AGTGCTATTGGTGAGGGAATGACCCGTAGGGATCATGCTGATGTATCCAACCAG CTCTATGCAAATTATGCAATTGGAAAGGATGTTCAGGCAATGAAAGCCGTGGTCGGAGAAGAAGCACTCTCTTCTGAGGATCTG CTCTATTTAGAGTTTTTGGACAAATTTGAGAGGAAGTTTGTCAGTCAAGGAGCTTACGACACTCGAAACATTTTCCAATCGCTCGATCTGGCATGGACACTGCTTCGTATTTTCCCTCGTGAACTTCTCCACCGTATACCTGCAAAGACTCTTGATCTGTTTTACAGCCGAGAATCTGCAAATTGA
- the LOC111792436 gene encoding uncharacterized protein LOC111792436 isoform X2, whose protein sequence is MKIFWKKGFIRLFLVGGILWMLLILTASLFHVWSCHSSITFFSAMCNKDSKVFTILDSMGFMVKAQHRCSIPLVDEADRVVIPKGRTPDGIVKKLVYITEDEYSLNGSQTSPLFGGHQNWTQREESFKLKPTMKVHCGFMRNGGAEMVPADVKYVKKCRFVVASGIFDGYDVPQQPSNISVRSKDLFCFLMVVDEISMQFIRENVTIEVDNDGGKWVGIWRLVLLKHPPYDEPRRNGKVPKIITHRLFPQAQYSIWIDGKMELIVDPLLILERYLWRGNHTFAIAQHKHHRSIYEEADSNKRRKRYARPLIDLHMKIYRYEGMEPWSPEKKTVSDVPEGAIIIREHTAMSNLFSCLWFNEVHMFTPRDQLSFGYVVYRLGDSFKYFMFPNCEYYSLFILHPHTREHSSLIEWVKDWDQLKGKMSSMKEYKQWKKRNPSTSLIETKGGLGLWTTYPGNLDSVVLPSVVRSSKAG, encoded by the exons ATGAAGATTTTTTGGAAGAAGGGGTTTATTCGATTATTTCTTGTGGGTGGAATTTTATGGATGTTGCTGATTCTCACTGCCTCCCTCTTTCATGTTTGGTCTTGCCATTCTTCCATCACTTTTTTCTCCG CTATGTGTAATAAAGATAGTAAAGTTTTCACAATCTTGGACTCAATGGGATTCATGGTGAAGGCACAACACC gTTGTTCGATTCCCTTAGTGGATGAAGCCGATAGAGTAGTCATTCCGAAAGGAAGAACTCCAGATGGAATTGTCAAAAAACTTGTCTACATCACCGAAGATGAGTACTCGTTAAATGGATCTCAAACATCCCCACTGTTTGGAGGACACCAGAACTGGACTCAAAGAGAGGAAAGCTTTAAACTAAAACCAACCATGAAG GTGCATTGCGGTTTTATGCGAAATGGTGGGGCTGAAATGGTTCCTGCTGATGTCAAGTATGTCAAGAAGTGTAGGTTTGTGGTTGCCTCAGGAATTTTTGATGGATATGATGTTCCTCAACAGCCTTCAAATATAAGTGTTCGCTCTAAAGATCTATTCTGCTTCCTTATGGTGGTGGATGAGATTTCTATGCAATTTATAAGAGAAAATGTTACCATTGAGGTGGATAACGATGGAGGAAAATGGGTTGGTATCTGGCGCCTCGTTCTACTAAAGCATCCACCCTATGATGAGCCACGAAGAAATGGAAAGGTTCCGAAGATAATAACTCATCGATTGTTCCCTCAAGCACAGTATAGTATCTGGATTGATGGTAAAATGGAGCTGATAGTTGACCCTTTGCTCATTCTAGAAAG ATACTTGTGGCGTGGGAATCATACCTTTGCCATTGCGCAACATAAGCATCATCGTAGTATCTATGAAGAGGCCGATTCCAATAAGCGAAGAAAGCGATATGCTCGTCCTCTTATTGACCTTCACATGAAAATATACCGTTATGAAGGAATGGAACCATGGAGTCCAGAGAAGAAAACTGTCAGTG ATGTTCCAGAGGGAGCCATTATTATAAGGGAACATACAGCAATGAGTAATTTGTTTAGCTGCCTATGGTTCAACGAAGTTCACATGTTCACACCAAGAGACCAACTGAGTTTCGGGTACGTGGTATACAGGCTAGGCGATTCTTTCAAGTATTTCATGTTTCCGAATTGCGAATATTACTCGCTTTTTATTTTGCACCCACATACAAGAGAGCACTCTTCTCTTATAGAGTGGGTTAAAGATTGGGATCAACTTAAGGGGAAGATGAGCAGCATGAAAGAGTATAAACAATGGAAGAAGCGTAACCCGTCGACGAGTTTGATAGAGACGAAGGGAGGATTAGGTTTGTGGACTACATACCCTGGAAACCTTGATTCAGTTGTACTCCCATCTGTGGTGAGATCGTCAAAAGCAGGATGA
- the LOC111792458 gene encoding probable protein phosphatase 2C 60, with amino-acid sequence MLSELMNLLRACFGPSSDRSAAGNIRGRQDGLLWYKDSGHHLNGEYSMSVVQANNLLEDQSQIESGSLSSDESGPFGTFVGVYDGHGGPETSRYICDHLFQHLKRFTSEQDSMSADVIRKAFQATEDGFLSIVRRQWSTNPQIAAVGSCCLVGVICNGTLYIANLGDSRAVLGRMVKATGDVIAIQLSTEHNVANESVRQELQSLHPEDSQIVVLKHNVWRVKGIIQISRSIGDVYLKKAEFNREPLYSKFRVREPFNKPILSSEPAISETQLKPDDQFIIFASDGLWEHLTNQEAVNIVHKHSQSGSARRLVKAALQIAAKKREMRYSDLKKIDRGVRRHFHDDITVVVVFLDSNLLFRASSTKSSSVSLRGGGVNNWLPNSLAPVPTPT; translated from the exons ATGTTATCGGAGTTGATGAACTTATTGAGGGCCTGTTTTGGGCCAAGCTCCGATCGGTCTGCAGCGGGCAATATCAGGGGGCGACAGGACGGGTTGTTGTGGTACAAAGATAGTGGACACCATTTGAATGGTGAGTACTCAATGTCTGTAGTTCAGGCCAACAATTTGCTTGAAGATCAGAGTCAGATTGAGTCAGGCAGTTTGAGCTCAGATGAGTCTGGTCCCTTTGGGACCTTTGTTGGTGTGTATGATGGCCATGGAGGCCCCGAGACGTCTCGGTATATCTGTGATCATCTCTTCCAGCATCTCAAGA GATTTACTTCCGAGCAAGATTCGATGTCTGCGGATGTAATACGCAAGGCATTCCAAGCGACTGAAGACGGTTTTCTTTCTATAGTCCGAAGACAATGGTCGACGAATCCACAAATTGCAGCTGTTGGTTCATGCTGTCTAGTTGGTGTAATATGTAATGGGACTCTCTATATTGCAAATCTAGGTGATTCTCGTGCCGTTTTGGGTAGAATGGTGAAGGCAACCGGTGATGTTATAGCCATTCAGTTATCGACGGAGCATAATGTTGCTAACGAGTCTGTGCGGCAAGAGCTGCAATCTTTGCACCCCGAAGACTCGCAAATTGTGGTTTTAAAGCATAATGTTTGGCGCGTAAAGGGCATAATACAG ATTTCCAGATCTATAGGCGATGTCTACTTGAAAAAAGCTGAGTTCAACAGAGAACCTCTGTATTCAAAGTTTCGAGTTCGCGAACCCTTCAATAAGCCGATTTTGAGCTCCGAACCAGCCATTTCTGAGACCCAGTTGAAGCCAGATGATCAATTTATCATATTTGCATCAGATGGGTTGTGGGAGCACCTTACCAATCAGGAAGCCGTCAATATTGTTCATAAGCATTCTCAAAGT GGAAGCGCACGAAGACTCGTCAAAGCTGCTCTTCAAATAGCtgcaaagaagagagaaatgagaTACTCAGACTTGAAGAAGATCGACCGTGGCGTTCGTCGCCATTTCCACGACGACATCACCGTGGTGGTTGTGTTTCTCGATTCAAATCTACTCTTCAGAGCCAGCTCCACAAAGAGCTCGAGTGTCTCACTCCGAGGAGGTGGAGTCAACAACTGGCTCCCTAACTCTTTAGCACCCGTCCCTACGCCAACGTAG
- the LOC111792436 gene encoding uncharacterized protein LOC111792436 isoform X1, translated as MENEFQRSFSSRVNRRGDRNIQNLHPKDVEGGLISPGKLPADYPMKIFWKKGFIRLFLVGGILWMLLILTASLFHVWSCHSSITFFSAMCNKDSKVFTILDSMGFMVKAQHRCSIPLVDEADRVVIPKGRTPDGIVKKLVYITEDEYSLNGSQTSPLFGGHQNWTQREESFKLKPTMKVHCGFMRNGGAEMVPADVKYVKKCRFVVASGIFDGYDVPQQPSNISVRSKDLFCFLMVVDEISMQFIRENVTIEVDNDGGKWVGIWRLVLLKHPPYDEPRRNGKVPKIITHRLFPQAQYSIWIDGKMELIVDPLLILERYLWRGNHTFAIAQHKHHRSIYEEADSNKRRKRYARPLIDLHMKIYRYEGMEPWSPEKKTVSDVPEGAIIIREHTAMSNLFSCLWFNEVHMFTPRDQLSFGYVVYRLGDSFKYFMFPNCEYYSLFILHPHTREHSSLIEWVKDWDQLKGKMSSMKEYKQWKKRNPSTSLIETKGGLGLWTTYPGNLDSVVLPSVVRSSKAG; from the exons ATGGAAAACGAATTCCAGAGATCGTTTTCTTCGAGGGTGAACCGTAGAGGAGATCGTAATATTCAAAATCTGCACCCTAaag ATGTTGAAGGAGGTTTAATTTCTCCTGGAAAGTTGCCTGCGGATTACCCAATGAAGATTTTTTGGAAGAAGGGGTTTATTCGATTATTTCTTGTGGGTGGAATTTTATGGATGTTGCTGATTCTCACTGCCTCCCTCTTTCATGTTTGGTCTTGCCATTCTTCCATCACTTTTTTCTCCG CTATGTGTAATAAAGATAGTAAAGTTTTCACAATCTTGGACTCAATGGGATTCATGGTGAAGGCACAACACC gTTGTTCGATTCCCTTAGTGGATGAAGCCGATAGAGTAGTCATTCCGAAAGGAAGAACTCCAGATGGAATTGTCAAAAAACTTGTCTACATCACCGAAGATGAGTACTCGTTAAATGGATCTCAAACATCCCCACTGTTTGGAGGACACCAGAACTGGACTCAAAGAGAGGAAAGCTTTAAACTAAAACCAACCATGAAG GTGCATTGCGGTTTTATGCGAAATGGTGGGGCTGAAATGGTTCCTGCTGATGTCAAGTATGTCAAGAAGTGTAGGTTTGTGGTTGCCTCAGGAATTTTTGATGGATATGATGTTCCTCAACAGCCTTCAAATATAAGTGTTCGCTCTAAAGATCTATTCTGCTTCCTTATGGTGGTGGATGAGATTTCTATGCAATTTATAAGAGAAAATGTTACCATTGAGGTGGATAACGATGGAGGAAAATGGGTTGGTATCTGGCGCCTCGTTCTACTAAAGCATCCACCCTATGATGAGCCACGAAGAAATGGAAAGGTTCCGAAGATAATAACTCATCGATTGTTCCCTCAAGCACAGTATAGTATCTGGATTGATGGTAAAATGGAGCTGATAGTTGACCCTTTGCTCATTCTAGAAAG ATACTTGTGGCGTGGGAATCATACCTTTGCCATTGCGCAACATAAGCATCATCGTAGTATCTATGAAGAGGCCGATTCCAATAAGCGAAGAAAGCGATATGCTCGTCCTCTTATTGACCTTCACATGAAAATATACCGTTATGAAGGAATGGAACCATGGAGTCCAGAGAAGAAAACTGTCAGTG ATGTTCCAGAGGGAGCCATTATTATAAGGGAACATACAGCAATGAGTAATTTGTTTAGCTGCCTATGGTTCAACGAAGTTCACATGTTCACACCAAGAGACCAACTGAGTTTCGGGTACGTGGTATACAGGCTAGGCGATTCTTTCAAGTATTTCATGTTTCCGAATTGCGAATATTACTCGCTTTTTATTTTGCACCCACATACAAGAGAGCACTCTTCTCTTATAGAGTGGGTTAAAGATTGGGATCAACTTAAGGGGAAGATGAGCAGCATGAAAGAGTATAAACAATGGAAGAAGCGTAACCCGTCGACGAGTTTGATAGAGACGAAGGGAGGATTAGGTTTGTGGACTACATACCCTGGAAACCTTGATTCAGTTGTACTCCCATCTGTGGTGAGATCGTCAAAAGCAGGATGA
- the LOC111792506 gene encoding uncharacterized protein LOC111792506 yields MESLINASSAAIVSSSSSFPISSPNRMLPLRSFQVPHASKGNENESDCQSDSKNIRNLPILNKRRLSLSPLSKDVAMGVVLSAATGRGWTTGSGMEGPSSPAGLEAKSGTGNVSTFPWSLFTKSPRRRMLVAFTCNICGQRTTRAINPHAYTDGTVFVQCCGCSAYHKLVDNLNLFHEMKCYVNPSFNYGRNGWGDVNFKYLDMEEDGSNDIFPTQ; encoded by the exons ATGGAGTCTCTAATCAACGCTTCTTCTGCAGCGAttgtctcttcttcttcctcttttcctATATCTTCTCCCAATAGGATGCTTCCTCTGAGATCTTTTCAAGTTCCGCACGCCTCCAAAG GCAACGAGAACGAATCTGATTGTCAGTCTGACTCGAAGAATATCAGGAACCTTCCAATCCTCAATAAACGTCGTCTCTCCCTTTCCCCTCTTTCAAAG GATGTTGCAATGGGAGTGGTGCTTAGTGCAGCCACGGGAAGAGGGTGGACGACAGGGTCTGGTATGGAAGGCCCCTCATCTCCGGCTGGGCTGGAGGCCAAATCAGGCACAGGGAATGTCTCTACTTTCCCTTGGTCCCTATTCACGAAATCTCCTCGGCGAAGAATGCTTGTGGCTTTTACTTGTAACATTTGTGGGCAACGTACAACACGGGCTATTAACCCCCATGCTTATACCGATGGCACTGTGTTTGTGCAG TGTTGTGGATGCAGTGCATACCACAAGCTTGTGGACAACTTAAACCTGTTTCATGAGATGAAATGCTACGTCAACCCGAGTTTTAACTATGGGCGTAATGGGTGGGGCGATGTGAACTTCAAATATCTGGACATGGAAGAAGATGGAAGCAACGATATATTCCCGACACAATGA